The Streptococcus viridans genome includes a window with the following:
- the ftsE gene encoding cell division ATP-binding protein FtsE, whose product MSMIEMKDVVKKYDNGTTALRGVTVHIEPGEFAYIVGPSGAGKSTFIRLLYREVKHDKGTLKVAGFDLDKIKKRDIPKLRRNVGVVFQDYKLLPKKTVYENIAYAMEVIGERRRNIKKRVMEVLDLVGLKHKVRSFPNELSGGEQQRIAIARAIVNNPKVLIADEPTGNLDPDNSWEIMNLLERINLQGTTVLMATHNSQIVNTLRHRVIAIENGRVVRDEAEGEYGYDD is encoded by the coding sequence ATGTCAATGATTGAAATGAAAGATGTTGTCAAAAAGTATGACAACGGAACGACAGCTCTTCGAGGAGTGACCGTTCATATTGAACCAGGAGAATTTGCCTATATTGTAGGACCTTCTGGTGCAGGTAAATCAACCTTTATTCGCTTACTTTACCGTGAGGTGAAGCATGATAAAGGAACCTTGAAAGTTGCTGGTTTTGATTTAGATAAAATCAAAAAACGCGATATTCCGAAGTTGCGTCGGAACGTTGGGGTAGTCTTCCAAGACTACAAATTGCTTCCTAAAAAGACTGTTTATGAAAATATTGCCTACGCAATGGAAGTAATTGGAGAGCGTCGTAGAAACATTAAAAAACGCGTTATGGAAGTTTTGGATCTTGTTGGTTTGAAACACAAGGTTCGTTCATTCCCAAATGAGCTTTCAGGTGGTGAGCAACAACGGATCGCTATCGCGCGTGCCATCGTCAACAATCCTAAAGTATTGATTGCGGACGAACCAACAGGGAACTTGGACCCAGATAACTCTTGGGAAATTATGAACCTCTTAGAGCGAATTAATTTGCAAGGAACCACTGTTTTGATGGCGACTCATAATAGCCAAATTGTAAATACACTTCGTCACCGTGTTATCGCCATTGAAAATGGCCGTGTTGTACGGGATGAAGCGGAAGGAGAGTACGGATACGATGATTAG